A DNA window from Thermosynechococcaceae cyanobacterium Okahandja contains the following coding sequences:
- the pdxA gene encoding 4-hydroxythreonine-4-phosphate dehydrogenase PdxA, translated as MPLALTLGDPAGIGPEILLKALAQFPEEALGQFFISGSRDVLAQTYWRLCQQGHSAVDPDRLQVWDHPLLAPVQPGQPSAATGAMSVAYLETAIAAAQAGTVAGIVTAPISKALWQAAGYGYPGQTEVLAHHTGCAEVGMLFLGRSPRTGWVLATLLATTHIPLAQVPQHLTPTVLQQKLALLIRFLQDWRGLRQPRIAVAGLNPHSGEQGHLGREEVDWLIPCLATLQQQYPNVEITGPVPPDTLWIGAAQAWWGEQPQHPSYNAYLALYHDQGLIPVKLLAFHEAVNTTIGLPFIRTSPDHGTAFDIAGRGSADARSFLAAIHWAQELTTHKIGFPAQTCPREV; from the coding sequence TTGCCCCTTGCCCTGACCCTTGGGGATCCCGCTGGTATTGGTCCCGAAATCCTGCTTAAAGCCCTAGCGCAATTCCCTGAGGAGGCGTTGGGGCAGTTTTTTATTAGCGGCAGCCGTGATGTCTTGGCCCAAACCTACTGGAGGCTCTGCCAGCAGGGGCACTCTGCCGTCGATCCTGACCGCTTACAGGTGTGGGATCACCCACTTTTAGCCCCTGTGCAGCCCGGGCAACCCAGTGCGGCAACGGGAGCCATGAGCGTTGCCTACCTCGAAACCGCCATTGCTGCCGCTCAGGCCGGTACTGTCGCCGGTATTGTCACCGCCCCCATCAGTAAGGCGCTGTGGCAGGCGGCGGGCTACGGGTACCCGGGGCAAACGGAAGTTTTGGCGCACCATACCGGTTGTGCCGAGGTGGGGATGCTCTTTTTGGGGCGATCGCCCCGAACCGGTTGGGTCTTAGCCACCCTCTTAGCAACCACCCATATTCCCCTTGCCCAAGTGCCCCAGCACTTAACCCCCACCGTGCTACAGCAGAAGCTAGCGTTGCTGATCCGTTTTTTGCAGGACTGGCGTGGCCTGCGCCAGCCTCGCATTGCGGTGGCCGGTTTGAACCCCCACAGTGGTGAGCAGGGACACCTCGGTCGCGAAGAAGTTGACTGGCTTATCCCCTGCTTGGCCACCCTCCAGCAGCAGTACCCCAACGTTGAGATCACCGGACCGGTGCCACCGGACACCCTCTGGATTGGTGCGGCCCAAGCGTGGTGGGGCGAGCAGCCACAACACCCCAGCTACAATGCCTACCTTGCCCTGTACCACGATCAGGGGCTCATTCCGGTGAAACTGCTGGCCTTTCATGAGGCGGTGAACACCACCATTGGCCTGCCCTTTATACGTACCTCACCCGACCATGGGACAGCCTTTGACATTGCCGGTCGCGGTAGTGCCGATGCCCGCAGCTTTTTAGCGGCCATTCACTGGGCACAGGAACTCACGACCCATAAGATCGGTTTTCCCGCCCAGACTTGCCCGAGAGAGGTTTGA
- a CDS encoding DUF1825 family protein, which produces MGFFDSEIVQQEAQQLFLDYQQLVQLGSEYGKFDREGKKIYIEKMEELMERYRIFMKRFELSDDFMAQMTVKQLETQLSQFGMSAQAMFDQMHQTLERMKAELERQP; this is translated from the coding sequence ATGGGATTCTTTGATTCAGAAATTGTGCAACAAGAGGCGCAACAGCTTTTTCTGGATTACCAGCAATTGGTGCAGCTTGGCTCTGAGTACGGCAAATTTGACCGTGAAGGCAAAAAAATTTACATCGAAAAAATGGAAGAACTGATGGAGCGCTACCGCATCTTTATGAAGCGGTTCGAGCTATCGGATGACTTTATGGCTCAGATGACGGTGAAGCAGCTAGAAACCCAGTTGAGCCAGTTTGGTATGTCAGCCCAGGCCATGTTTGATCAGATGCACCAAACCTTGGAGCGCATGAAGGCTGAATTAGAGCGCCAACCTTAA
- a CDS encoding aminotransferase class IV, whose amino-acid sequence MLLFNLDGVISREACVSVLDRGFLYGDSVYEVIRTYGSVPFALPEHLARLRASAAYLYMAVPWSDEHITQEVARTLAAAPKGEYYIRIVVTRGADERIGLCPEPTTQPRLLIILMGIAPEPTLHTEGIRLTLSQRQRTSIRALSPAAKTGNYLNNILALLEAQQSGFDDALLLNESGQITEATTSNVWLVRQGVVETPPTSVGILHGITRATLLNILQQLEIPHREVVLTPADIAMASEAFLSSSVRLLMPIRQVDATLFECPGPVTQRLWQALLTVMEPATGS is encoded by the coding sequence GTGCTGTTGTTTAACCTCGATGGTGTCATTAGTCGGGAAGCCTGTGTTTCCGTTTTAGATCGCGGTTTTCTCTACGGCGATAGTGTTTATGAGGTTATCCGTACCTACGGCAGTGTTCCCTTTGCCTTACCAGAACACCTCGCCCGTCTGCGAGCTTCGGCTGCTTACCTTTATATGGCGGTGCCGTGGTCAGACGAGCACATCACCCAAGAGGTGGCGCGCACCTTAGCGGCTGCGCCAAAGGGGGAATATTACATTCGGATTGTAGTGACCCGTGGTGCCGATGAGCGGATTGGCCTGTGCCCTGAGCCAACGACCCAACCACGGCTGTTAATTATTTTGATGGGAATTGCCCCTGAGCCAACCCTGCACACCGAGGGCATCCGCTTAACCCTCAGCCAGCGACAACGCACAAGCATACGGGCGCTCTCCCCGGCAGCCAAGACCGGGAACTACCTAAATAACATTTTGGCACTGCTGGAGGCACAGCAGTCTGGCTTTGACGATGCCCTGCTCTTAAATGAGTCCGGCCAGATTACCGAGGCTACCACCAGCAATGTTTGGCTGGTGCGGCAGGGCGTAGTGGAAACCCCACCCACGAGTGTTGGTATTCTCCACGGCATTACCCGCGCTACCCTCCTCAATATCTTGCAGCAGCTAGAGATCCCCCACCGCGAAGTGGTGCTTACGCCAGCGGATATTGCTATGGCATCAGAGGCTTTTTTAAGCTCCTCGGTACGCCTACTTATGCCGATTCGCCAAGTGGATGCAACCCTGTTTGAGTGCCCTGGCCCAGTGACCCAGCGGCTTTGGCAGGCCCTCCTGACGGTCATGGAGCCGGCTACAGGTAGTTGA
- a CDS encoding pyridoxine 5'-phosphate synthase translates to MATLGVNIDHVATIRQARRTVEPDPVAAAVLAELGGADGITVHLREDRRHIQERDVRLLRQTVRTHLNLEMAATPEMVAIALDLGPDYVTLVPERREEVTTEGGLDVLGQQQSLTSAVQTLQGKGIPVSLFIDADPAQIKAAAATGAVFIELHTGRYADVKGDVAQQQELALLARGVEIAKGLGLRVNAGHGLTYQNVAAVAHLAGIEELNIGHTIISRAVLVGMVQAVRDMKALISG, encoded by the coding sequence TTGGCAACCCTTGGTGTCAATATTGATCATGTGGCAACCATTCGGCAAGCCCGCCGCACTGTCGAACCGGATCCCGTTGCGGCTGCTGTCCTTGCCGAGCTAGGCGGCGCCGATGGCATTACAGTCCACCTGCGCGAAGATCGGCGGCATATTCAGGAGCGGGATGTGCGGCTATTACGGCAAACGGTGCGCACTCACTTGAACCTAGAGATGGCCGCCACGCCAGAGATGGTAGCGATCGCCCTTGACCTTGGCCCAGATTATGTAACCCTTGTGCCGGAACGCCGCGAGGAAGTGACCACCGAGGGGGGGCTAGATGTCTTAGGGCAGCAGCAGAGCCTTACCTCAGCGGTGCAGACGCTCCAGGGCAAGGGCATCCCCGTGAGTTTATTTATCGATGCAGACCCGGCACAGATCAAGGCCGCCGCCGCCACCGGTGCGGTATTTATTGAACTGCACACCGGTCGCTACGCGGATGTCAAGGGGGACGTGGCGCAGCAGCAAGAACTCGCCCTACTGGCACGGGGCGTGGAAATTGCCAAAGGGCTGGGGCTGCGGGTGAATGCGGGGCATGGCCTCACCTACCAAAATGTGGCCGCCGTTGCTCACCTTGCGGGTATCGAGGAGTTGAATATTGGCCACACAATTATTAGCCGCGCCGTCTTGGTGGGAATGGTGCAGGCGGTACGGGATATGAAGGCGCTGATTAGCGGCTAG
- the bchI gene encoding magnesium chelatase ATPase subunit I: MAATVVPRRPVFPFTAIVGQDEMKLSLLLNVIDPKIGGVMIMGDRGTGKSTTIRALADLLPDIEVVADDPFNSHPSDPDLMSDAVKVMVAAGEPIPTTTKKVPMVDLPLGATEDRVCGTIDIEKALAEGVKAFEPGLLAKANRGILYVDEVNLLDDHLVDVLLDAAASGWNTVEREGISIRHPARFVLVGSGNPEEGELRPQLLDRFGMHAEIRTVKDATLRVEIVEQRSRFDQDPEGFLAQYQPQQEALQAKLVAAQALLPKVTIDHELRVSISQVCAELDVDGLRGDIVTNRAAKALAALEGRTDVNVSDIARVIVLCLRHRLRKDPLESIDSGYKVGKVFQEVFGVDLAALQAAA, from the coding sequence GTGGCTGCTACCGTTGTCCCCCGTCGGCCCGTGTTTCCCTTTACGGCAATTGTGGGCCAAGACGAAATGAAGCTTTCCTTGTTGCTGAATGTCATTGACCCCAAAATTGGCGGGGTGATGATCATGGGCGATCGCGGCACGGGCAAATCCACCACCATTCGCGCCCTTGCAGATCTGCTGCCGGATATTGAAGTGGTGGCCGATGATCCCTTTAACAGCCATCCGAGTGACCCCGATTTAATGAGTGATGCGGTCAAGGTGATGGTGGCCGCAGGGGAACCCATTCCCACCACCACCAAAAAAGTGCCGATGGTGGATCTGCCCCTCGGTGCGACTGAAGATCGCGTCTGCGGCACGATTGATATTGAAAAAGCCTTGGCGGAGGGGGTCAAAGCTTTTGAACCCGGCCTACTGGCCAAAGCCAACCGCGGTATCCTCTACGTGGATGAGGTGAACCTCCTTGACGACCACTTGGTGGATGTGCTCTTGGATGCGGCCGCTTCCGGTTGGAACACGGTGGAGCGAGAGGGGATTTCGATTCGCCATCCGGCGCGGTTTGTGCTGGTGGGATCCGGTAACCCGGAAGAGGGGGAACTGCGTCCCCAACTGCTGGATCGGTTTGGGATGCACGCGGAAATTCGCACCGTTAAGGATGCCACGCTACGGGTGGAAATTGTCGAGCAGCGATCGCGCTTTGACCAAGACCCGGAAGGCTTTCTGGCCCAGTACCAACCCCAACAGGAAGCCCTCCAAGCCAAGCTGGTGGCTGCCCAAGCCCTCCTACCCAAGGTGACCATCGACCATGAACTGCGGGTGAGTATTTCCCAAGTCTGTGCTGAGCTAGATGTGGATGGCCTGCGGGGCGATATTGTGACCAACCGTGCCGCGAAGGCTCTGGCGGCCTTGGAAGGGCGCACCGATGTGAATGTCAGTGATATTGCGCGGGTGATTGTCCTGTGCCTGCGCCATCGCCTGCGCAAAGACCCACTAGAGTCGATTGACTCGGGCTACAAGGTGGGTAAGGTGTTCCAAGAGGTGTTTGGTGTCGATTTGGCGGCTCTTCAGGCGGCGGCCTAG
- a CDS encoding cofactor assembly of complex C subunit B codes for MGALRYLPLVTGLVGGTLLLVNRLLTLEPTPAQARSDVVGVILAAVLVLITLIWQQVQPRPPEAVILEGEEGFELADDLPESLKTELAWASYTLLTNTPTKSIVLWQGDRPLLRRGILGPRPMTAPGAIVQRALSTQRPIYLVNLALYPGRIEFDYLPPNTQGVICQPVNATAVLILGANAPRSYTRQDEQWVAAIAAKLDQALQAAVK; via the coding sequence ATGGGCGCGCTGCGCTACTTACCGCTCGTCACGGGTCTGGTGGGGGGCACCCTGTTGCTGGTGAATCGCCTGTTGACGCTGGAGCCAACCCCGGCTCAGGCGCGATCAGATGTGGTGGGAGTGATTCTGGCGGCGGTTTTGGTGCTAATCACGCTCATTTGGCAGCAGGTACAGCCGCGGCCACCGGAGGCGGTGATTCTTGAAGGGGAAGAGGGGTTTGAATTAGCCGACGACCTGCCGGAAAGCCTGAAAACTGAATTGGCGTGGGCCTCCTACACACTGCTCACCAATACGCCCACAAAATCTATCGTCCTGTGGCAGGGCGATCGCCCCCTACTGCGGCGCGGCATCCTCGGGCCGCGACCCATGACCGCGCCCGGAGCCATTGTGCAGCGTGCCCTCAGCACTCAACGCCCCATCTATTTAGTCAATTTAGCCCTCTACCCGGGACGCATTGAATTTGACTATTTACCCCCCAATACCCAAGGGGTGATCTGCCAACCCGTTAATGCCACAGCGGTGCTGATTCTGGGGGCCAATGCGCCCCGTAGCTATACCCGCCAGGACGAACAGTGGGTGGCCGCCATTGCCGCCAAATTAGATCAGGCTCTCCAGGCAGCGGTAAAATAG
- the hemF gene encoding oxygen-dependent coproporphyrinogen oxidase produces MTVATSAPTTLPSDSRQQVATFLKTLQDQICQGLEAADGGAQFQEDSWQRPEGGGGRSRVLKNGHLLEQGGVNFSEVWGQQLPPSILNQRPEAAGHGFYATGTSMVLHPRNPYVPTVHLNYRYFEAGPVWWFGGGADLTPYYPFAEDAQHFHRVHKAACDRHHSEYYPVFKRWCDEYFYLKHRGESRGIGGIFFDYQDDSDRELYRGPNPDGEAARYSQQVGAVTGRSWQDLFAFIQSCGQAFLEAYLPIVERRRHLEYGDRERQFQLYRRGRYVEFNLVYDRGTIFGLQTNGRTESILMSLPPLVRWEYSYSPEPNSPEAELYTTFLKPQDWVNWSS; encoded by the coding sequence ATGACTGTTGCAACCTCTGCTCCCACCACACTGCCCAGCGACTCCCGCCAACAGGTGGCCACCTTTCTTAAAACCCTACAAGATCAGATTTGCCAAGGGTTAGAAGCGGCGGATGGGGGTGCCCAGTTCCAAGAGGATAGTTGGCAACGCCCGGAAGGGGGGGGTGGACGTTCCCGTGTCCTCAAGAATGGGCATCTGCTGGAGCAGGGCGGCGTTAACTTCTCGGAGGTGTGGGGGCAGCAGTTACCGCCCTCGATTCTCAACCAACGCCCGGAGGCGGCGGGTCATGGGTTTTATGCTACCGGAACCTCGATGGTGCTGCATCCGCGCAACCCCTACGTCCCCACGGTACACCTCAACTACCGCTACTTTGAAGCAGGGCCGGTGTGGTGGTTTGGCGGAGGTGCGGATTTGACCCCCTACTACCCCTTTGCCGAAGATGCCCAGCACTTTCACCGGGTTCACAAGGCTGCCTGCGATCGCCACCACAGTGAGTACTACCCGGTCTTCAAACGCTGGTGCGACGAGTACTTTTATCTAAAACACCGCGGTGAATCCCGCGGCATTGGTGGCATTTTCTTTGACTACCAAGACGATAGCGATCGCGAACTCTACCGTGGCCCCAACCCTGACGGGGAGGCGGCTCGCTACAGCCAGCAGGTGGGAGCGGTTACAGGTCGCTCGTGGCAGGATCTCTTTGCCTTTATCCAGAGCTGTGGCCAAGCCTTTTTAGAGGCCTACCTGCCGATTGTGGAGCGGCGGCGGCATCTCGAGTATGGCGATCGCGAACGGCAATTTCAGCTTTATCGGCGCGGGCGGTATGTCGAATTTAACCTCGTCTATGACCGGGGCACGATTTTCGGCCTGCAAACCAATGGGCGCACCGAGTCTATTTTGATGTCTCTGCCCCCCTTGGTACGTTGGGAGTACAGCTACAGCCCCGAACCCAACAGCCCCGAGGCCGAACTCTACACCACCTTCCTTAAACCCCAAGATTGGGTCAACTGGTCCTCCTAA
- a CDS encoding cytochrome c biogenesis protein, which translates to MTSAPSLQYWWRRSLALLGDLRLAILLLLVIAVASIAGTVIEQGQPLTFYQANYPENPALFGFLSWRVLLALGLDHVYRTSWYLTLLVVFGASLMACTFSRQVPALKGAQRWQYYTEPRQFNKLVLGTTIPHGSLSALATALTAKGYRVWHTDHQLYARKGIAGRIGPIIVHASMILILLGGILGALTGFMAQELVPSGATFHIQHLIQAGPWAHLPQNWSVKVNRFWIDYTEAGDIDQFYSDLSVLDSNGNEVKRGTIHVNQPLKYGGVTLYQADWSIAAVRFRLNNSPVLQLPMAQLNTGGKGRLWGTWIPTKPDLSAGISLIARDLQGTVLIYGADGEFLTSLRQGMSTEINNVTLTLVEVVGSTGLQIKSDPGIPLFYAGFAFLMAGVIMSYVSHSQVWGLLHAKTLYVGGRTNRAQLAFEQELVAIATNLELTAKDVPRAIER; encoded by the coding sequence ATGACCTCTGCTCCTTCGCTCCAGTACTGGTGGCGGCGTAGCCTAGCCCTCTTGGGAGATCTGCGGCTCGCTATTCTACTGCTGCTCGTCATTGCCGTGGCCAGTATTGCCGGTACGGTAATTGAGCAGGGGCAACCCCTCACCTTTTATCAGGCCAACTACCCGGAGAACCCGGCGCTCTTTGGCTTTTTAAGTTGGCGGGTGTTGCTGGCGCTGGGGCTAGATCACGTCTATCGCACAAGCTGGTACCTCACCCTGTTGGTGGTGTTTGGGGCCAGCCTGATGGCCTGTACCTTTAGCCGTCAGGTGCCGGCTCTCAAAGGGGCGCAACGCTGGCAGTATTACACAGAGCCACGGCAATTTAACAAGCTGGTCTTAGGAACCACCATCCCCCACGGCTCCCTAAGTGCCCTCGCCACGGCGTTAACGGCAAAAGGCTACCGCGTTTGGCACACGGATCACCAACTCTACGCCCGCAAGGGGATTGCTGGCCGCATCGGACCAATTATTGTCCATGCCAGCATGATCTTGATTTTGCTGGGGGGCATTCTGGGGGCACTCACGGGCTTTATGGCTCAGGAACTGGTGCCCAGCGGTGCCACGTTCCACATTCAGCACCTGATTCAAGCGGGTCCCTGGGCGCACCTCCCTCAGAACTGGTCGGTGAAAGTCAACCGCTTTTGGATTGACTATACTGAGGCGGGCGACATTGACCAGTTTTACTCGGATCTGTCGGTCCTAGACAGCAACGGCAACGAGGTGAAGCGGGGCACCATCCACGTCAATCAACCCCTCAAGTATGGGGGGGTAACCCTCTACCAAGCGGACTGGAGTATTGCAGCGGTACGCTTTCGCCTCAACAACAGTCCAGTTCTGCAATTGCCCATGGCGCAACTGAATACGGGGGGTAAAGGCCGTCTCTGGGGCACGTGGATCCCCACCAAGCCGGATCTGTCAGCAGGGATTTCCCTCATTGCCCGGGATTTGCAGGGGACGGTCTTAATTTATGGTGCCGATGGCGAGTTTCTCACCAGTTTGCGCCAAGGGATGAGTACCGAAATTAACAACGTTACCCTGACGCTGGTGGAGGTGGTGGGCAGCACCGGTTTGCAAATTAAATCGGATCCGGGCATTCCCCTCTTCTATGCGGGCTTTGCCTTTTTGATGGCGGGGGTGATCATGAGCTATGTCTCTCACTCGCAGGTGTGGGGGCTGCTGCACGCGAAAACCCTCTACGTGGGTGGGCGCACGAATCGTGCCCAGTTGGCGTTTGAGCAGGAACTGGTGGCGATCGCCACAAACCTAGAGTTAACCGCCAAGGATGTTCCGCGAGCGATTGAGCGATGA
- a CDS encoding glycosyltransferase family 9 protein, with the protein MKNVVAFVPGGIGDQILFFPTLDDLKAHQPDVQIDVVVEPRAVAAYQLSAAVARVIPFDFKNRNALADWANLIGTLREGEYDAILSLGRSKAVRLLLWLTGIPKRVGFAKRNPLGFLTDAVPVNLDQYSAAVYHDLLKAFSITTPCPLPKAVVPPEAQTWASAEQERLGIRGRYWLLHGGSSQMALAKGIHKIYPPAAWVEVLQTLQRRYPDLSLVVACGPEDQAWVAALSQALPEIRITRPPDLGKLAALMAQAEQMLCTDSGPMHIGVAVGTPLVALFGPTDPAKLLPPDPRFRALKSPTGNMADIPVSAVIEAACHG; encoded by the coding sequence ATGAAAAATGTCGTGGCCTTTGTGCCCGGTGGCATCGGCGATCAAATTTTATTTTTCCCTACCCTTGACGACCTCAAAGCGCACCAGCCGGATGTGCAGATTGATGTGGTGGTTGAGCCACGGGCAGTGGCGGCCTATCAACTCAGTGCCGCGGTGGCGCGGGTCATTCCCTTTGACTTCAAAAATCGCAATGCTCTTGCGGACTGGGCGAACCTGATTGGCACACTGCGGGAGGGAGAGTACGACGCCATTCTCTCCCTTGGCCGCAGTAAGGCGGTGCGGCTACTCCTGTGGCTGACGGGCATTCCCAAGCGGGTGGGGTTTGCCAAGCGCAATCCCTTGGGCTTCCTAACGGATGCGGTACCCGTGAACCTAGATCAGTACAGTGCCGCCGTCTATCATGACCTGCTCAAAGCCTTTAGCATTACCACCCCGTGTCCCCTCCCCAAGGCGGTGGTGCCCCCCGAGGCACAAACCTGGGCAAGTGCCGAGCAGGAACGCTTAGGCATTCGGGGGCGCTATTGGCTCCTGCATGGCGGCTCTAGCCAGATGGCCTTAGCCAAAGGCATTCACAAAATTTATCCGCCAGCGGCCTGGGTTGAGGTATTGCAAACGCTACAGCGCCGCTACCCCGACCTCTCCCTTGTGGTGGCCTGCGGCCCCGAAGATCAGGCCTGGGTGGCCGCCCTCAGCCAAGCCCTACCGGAGATACGCATCACCCGCCCACCGGATTTGGGTAAACTGGCCGCCCTGATGGCACAGGCCGAGCAAATGCTTTGTACCGATAGTGGCCCGATGCACATTGGCGTAGCCGTGGGTACCCCCCTAGTGGCGCTCTTTGGCCCGACGGATCCCGCCAAACTACTACCGCCGGATCCCCGCTTTCGTGCCCTCAAGTCCCCGACGGGCAATATGGCAGATATTCCGGTCAGTGCCGTGATCGAGGCCGCCTGCCATGGCTAG
- a CDS encoding HAD family hydrolase, with product MARAAVFLDRDGVLNEEVGYIHRLEDLRLLPGVAAAVRRLNDLGWFCCLASNQSGPARNYYGVDHVHALHDRLQTLLWQEAAAVLDAVYFCADLSRPEGGIVSEYAGWTTWRKPNTGMLVAAAWDHDLDLRRSVMVGDKATDIDLARNAGCYGILVQTGFGDRVLAGAYQHPSQPDYIARDLGTAVEWIQAHLSPA from the coding sequence ATGGCTAGGGCTGCCGTTTTCTTAGATCGGGATGGAGTCCTGAACGAAGAAGTGGGCTATATCCACCGCCTCGAAGATTTACGCCTGTTACCCGGTGTCGCTGCGGCGGTGCGACGCTTAAATGACCTAGGCTGGTTTTGCTGCTTGGCCTCCAACCAGTCGGGGCCGGCTCGCAATTACTACGGTGTTGACCATGTCCATGCCCTCCACGATCGCCTGCAAACCCTGCTGTGGCAAGAAGCGGCGGCCGTTCTCGACGCGGTCTATTTCTGTGCCGACCTGAGTCGCCCGGAAGGGGGAATCGTCAGCGAGTACGCTGGCTGGACCACCTGGCGCAAACCCAATACGGGAATGCTGGTAGCCGCTGCTTGGGATCACGATCTGGACTTGCGCCGCAGCGTGATGGTGGGGGATAAAGCCACCGATATTGATTTAGCCCGCAATGCGGGATGCTACGGCATTCTGGTGCAAACGGGCTTTGGCGATCGCGTCCTTGCTGGCGCTTACCAGCACCCCAGCCAACCGGACTATATTGCGCGGGACTTAGGCACTGCCGTAGAGTGGATTCAGGCGCACTTGTCCCCCGCCTAG
- a CDS encoding universal stress protein yields the protein MFKNLLIPTDLHDGLPKLTGYLGALAAAGIEKIVFLHACPIDDDGDKPRLREDKLNRARNFLKIDPAKVPANIKVEVITDHRRPADAILETVEKFQIDLVLVSRPIRNLLDEKLFGSTTIGVLQRIKIPVMILRPQLLWVMTTAELNLRCQQLFRNLLIPYDHSPSAQHLIQQIRQGVQRQTSPSIASITLCWIISDAGQGELAVSEQQPRAEKILAELKREFTSYGLTVETEIRVGNPIVEAQLAAHDRDIHAIAVSSASVGKIWELSIPSFAGDIIRRCVFPVIYFPPAGR from the coding sequence ATGTTTAAGAACTTACTCATTCCAACCGATCTGCACGACGGTCTCCCCAAACTCACTGGCTATCTTGGTGCATTAGCCGCCGCAGGGATTGAAAAAATTGTTTTCCTACATGCGTGCCCCATTGATGACGATGGTGACAAGCCACGGCTGCGGGAAGACAAACTGAATCGTGCCCGCAACTTCCTGAAAATTGATCCCGCTAAAGTTCCGGCCAACATAAAAGTGGAAGTAATTACGGATCATCGCCGCCCTGCCGATGCCATCCTCGAAACGGTCGAAAAGTTCCAGATTGACCTTGTGTTGGTAAGTCGGCCCATCCGCAATCTTTTGGATGAAAAACTCTTTGGCAGCACGACCATCGGTGTTTTGCAGCGGATTAAAATCCCCGTCATGATTTTGCGACCCCAGTTACTGTGGGTGATGACCACAGCAGAACTGAACTTGCGTTGTCAACAGTTGTTCCGAAATTTGCTGATTCCCTACGATCACAGTCCTTCCGCTCAGCACCTTATCCAACAGATTCGCCAAGGGGTGCAGCGGCAGACTAGCCCTAGCATTGCCTCTATCACACTCTGCTGGATTATTAGTGATGCGGGTCAAGGGGAGTTGGCGGTGAGTGAACAGCAGCCACGGGCGGAAAAAATTCTGGCGGAGCTAAAGCGCGAGTTTACCAGTTACGGCCTCACCGTTGAAACCGAAATCCGCGTTGGTAACCCCATTGTCGAAGCGCAACTGGCGGCTCATGATCGTGATATTCATGCCATTGCCGTCTCTTCTGCTTCGGTGGGTAAAATTTGGGAACTTTCGATTCCCAGCTTTGCCGGTGATATTATTCGCCGCTGTGTGTTTCCGGTGATTTATTTTCCGCCTGCGGGTCGCTAG
- the rpsO gene encoding 30S ribosomal protein S15, which translates to MALQHDLKQDIINTYQRHGTDTGSADVQVAILTERIKQLSEHLKTNKKDHASRRGLLKIIGRRKSLLAYINKHDPQRYRELIERLGIRG; encoded by the coding sequence ATGGCACTGCAACACGACCTCAAGCAAGACATCATCAATACCTATCAACGGCACGGGACGGATACCGGCTCTGCGGATGTGCAGGTCGCGATTCTCACCGAGCGCATTAAACAACTGTCCGAGCACCTGAAAACCAATAAAAAAGACCATGCCTCGCGGCGGGGGCTGCTGAAAATTATTGGCCGCCGTAAGAGCCTGCTAGCCTACATTAACAAGCATGATCCCCAGCGCTACCGTGAGCTAATTGAGCGCCTAGGCATTCGAGGGTAA
- a CDS encoding PAM68 family protein, translating into MAKGRGLPFEPRKKGKATKAANLGAASPPATPKGKKPPAPKQGAIPEVVSRRMVSRMAVCAGVPTLLGLTTFPLSYVIVQHHWLNLPHIAVVLVSLGWFGLGALGLSYGVISASWDEAQAGSFLGLNEFRTNFGRILESWQTRSASKSDR; encoded by the coding sequence ATGGCCAAAGGCAGAGGACTGCCGTTTGAACCTCGTAAAAAGGGTAAGGCAACAAAGGCGGCCAACCTTGGCGCAGCAAGTCCCCCAGCGACACCGAAGGGAAAAAAACCGCCCGCCCCTAAGCAAGGCGCCATTCCTGAGGTAGTGAGTCGGCGCATGGTGAGTCGCATGGCGGTGTGTGCGGGTGTACCCACCCTTTTGGGGTTAACCACGTTTCCCCTCAGCTACGTGATTGTGCAGCACCACTGGCTTAACCTGCCCCACATTGCAGTTGTCCTAGTGAGCTTGGGCTGGTTTGGCTTGGGGGCGCTTGGCCTGAGTTATGGGGTTATCTCTGCGTCGTGGGATGAGGCACAAGCGGGTAGTTTTCTTGGCTTGAACGAGTTTCGCACGAATTTTGGCCGTATTCTCGAAAGTTGGCAAACTCGCAGCGCGTCTAAATCGGACCGGTAA